One segment of Nocardioides sp. QY071 DNA contains the following:
- a CDS encoding saccharopine dehydrogenase NADP-binding domain-containing protein yields MSEPHRPLRIIAVGGAGSMGRWAVRTIAGLGSAEVLTVADIDLDRAERVAASVGGPCRALRLDATDPDQLAAAFAEHDVVVNTMGPFATFVRPILTAALHAECHYLDINDDWQPTVEVFDFDEEARRRGLHVVVGLGGSPGVTNLCAVHAADQLDVVTELHTGWKLSGATIVDEPGFPAPTASAAVEHWLHQCAQPVRAWVDGATGTVDPVEQVDLDFPGLGKVTAYTMGHPEPITLPRRYPGLQSSLNLQSGPAWLFEYLREVCARFAAGEIDLETGAAMLADPPKPADAVHERSALPIEWSLAIGEKDGEPCRVAVYPRFFHPAKMGGNTGIPLAIGVELLRRGQLRETGVHAPETAIEPRAFFDLLAPLTDESLTSADDLLAVVEERG; encoded by the coding sequence ATGTCCGAACCACATCGTCCGCTCCGCATCATCGCCGTCGGCGGAGCCGGCTCCATGGGTCGGTGGGCCGTCCGCACCATCGCCGGGCTCGGAAGTGCCGAGGTCCTCACCGTCGCCGACATCGACCTCGACCGCGCCGAGCGGGTCGCCGCGTCCGTCGGCGGTCCGTGCCGCGCGCTGCGCCTCGACGCGACCGACCCCGACCAGCTCGCGGCCGCGTTCGCCGAGCACGACGTGGTCGTCAACACGATGGGGCCGTTCGCCACGTTCGTGCGTCCGATCCTGACCGCGGCACTCCACGCCGAGTGCCACTACCTCGACATCAACGACGACTGGCAGCCGACGGTCGAGGTCTTCGACTTCGACGAGGAGGCCCGGCGACGGGGACTGCACGTCGTCGTCGGACTGGGCGGCAGCCCCGGGGTGACCAACCTGTGCGCCGTCCACGCCGCCGACCAGCTCGACGTCGTCACCGAGCTCCACACGGGCTGGAAGCTGAGCGGTGCGACCATCGTCGACGAACCGGGATTCCCTGCGCCGACCGCGTCGGCTGCGGTCGAGCACTGGCTGCACCAGTGCGCCCAGCCGGTCCGTGCCTGGGTCGACGGCGCCACCGGCACCGTCGACCCCGTCGAGCAGGTCGACCTGGACTTCCCGGGTCTGGGCAAGGTGACGGCGTACACGATGGGCCACCCCGAGCCGATCACCCTGCCGCGGCGCTACCCCGGGCTGCAGTCCTCGCTCAACCTGCAGTCCGGGCCCGCGTGGCTCTTCGAGTACCTCCGCGAGGTCTGCGCGCGGTTCGCTGCCGGCGAGATCGACCTCGAGACGGGCGCCGCCATGCTGGCAGACCCGCCGAAGCCCGCGGACGCCGTCCACGAGCGCAGCGCCCTGCCGATCGAGTGGTCGCTCGCGATCGGCGAGAAGGACGGCGAGCCCTGCCGTGTGGCGGTCTACCCGCGCTTCTTCCACCCAGCCAAGATGGGCGGGAACACGGGCATCCCCCTCGCCATCGGGGTCGAGCTGCTCCGCCGGGGCCAGCTGCGCGAGACGGGCGTGCACGCCCCCGAGACGGCGATCGAGCCGCGGGCCTTCTTCGACCTGCTGGCCCCGCTGACCGACGAGAGCCTGACGAGCGCCGACGACCTCCTGGCCGTCGTCGAGGAGCGCGGATGA
- a CDS encoding TetR/AcrR family transcriptional regulator, with the protein MSTSTGTSAGTPAGPSPAARGDETRARLLAAAVTTFSAKGFHGTTTRDIARAAGISPTAMYVHHSSKEELLYLISRRGHEEALAVVREALGKGKDPATRLRAVVHDFAMYHARSHVMSRVVNYELAALSQDHLVEILLLRRAITEELRALVDDGIATGAFDPPDRRLAVAAVISLGVDIARWYRDDGVPPGKVATAYAEMVLRFMSGQ; encoded by the coding sequence ATGTCAACCAGCACAGGTACCTCGGCGGGCACCCCGGCCGGCCCCTCACCCGCGGCCCGCGGGGACGAGACCCGGGCCCGCCTGCTCGCGGCGGCGGTGACGACCTTCTCGGCAAAGGGCTTCCATGGCACGACCACGCGCGACATCGCCCGAGCGGCCGGGATCTCACCGACGGCGATGTACGTCCATCACAGCTCCAAGGAGGAGCTCCTCTACCTGATCTCCCGACGCGGCCACGAAGAGGCGCTCGCGGTGGTGCGCGAAGCCCTGGGCAAGGGCAAGGACCCCGCGACGCGCCTGCGGGCGGTGGTCCACGACTTCGCCATGTACCACGCCCGTTCCCACGTCATGTCGCGCGTCGTGAACTACGAGCTGGCGGCACTGAGCCAGGACCACCTGGTCGAGATCCTCCTGCTGCGTCGTGCGATCACCGAGGAGCTGCGCGCCCTGGTCGACGACGGCATCGCGACGGGTGCGTTCGATCCGCCCGACCGGCGGCTCGCCGTCGCGGCCGTGATCTCGCTGGGTGTCGACATCGCGCGCTGGTACCGCGACGACGGCGTACCGCCCGGGAAGGTCGCCACCGCGTACGCCGAGATGGTGCTCAGGTTCATGTCCGGCCAGTGA
- a CDS encoding extracellular solute-binding protein, whose product MTTKTRHRRRSCGIALMLALSLGAAACGGEGSGGGDGKTSLTFVNYGGDGMEAAKAGWLAPYTEKTGVTFTTDQPSDQAKIKAMVQSGRTTWDVVDIDSASAGDQCGKLYEKRPADFDTSELMTDEITDDCMIPIINQTIALVYNKKLYGDNPPTSITDFFNQDFPGKRIAFNYWTGSAEALALAAGVPADDVYPIDWDKVTSAVGSLGSKMSFQATLDQQGQAQESGDFGMCLCYLGRSALSAEKGAELGVVWDKIWVGWDGMYVVKGSKHADAAWDFVQYIATTEGQRGYYERLPYSPTTTGEPPAVKPEFEPYMLTSNEDKVQETSYFDAKYWADQGAAAADEWVKLTSG is encoded by the coding sequence ATGACCACGAAGACGCGCCACAGGCGGCGTAGCTGCGGGATCGCGCTGATGCTGGCTCTCAGCCTGGGCGCCGCGGCGTGCGGCGGCGAGGGATCCGGAGGCGGCGACGGGAAGACCAGCCTGACCTTCGTCAACTACGGCGGTGACGGGATGGAGGCCGCGAAGGCCGGCTGGCTGGCTCCCTACACGGAGAAGACCGGCGTCACCTTCACGACCGACCAGCCCAGCGACCAGGCCAAGATCAAGGCCATGGTCCAGTCGGGAAGGACGACCTGGGACGTCGTCGACATCGACAGCGCGTCGGCCGGCGACCAGTGCGGCAAGCTGTACGAGAAGCGCCCCGCCGACTTCGACACCAGCGAGCTGATGACCGACGAGATCACCGACGACTGCATGATCCCGATCATCAACCAGACCATCGCGCTCGTGTACAACAAGAAGCTCTACGGCGACAACCCGCCCACGTCCATCACCGACTTCTTCAACCAGGACTTCCCGGGCAAGCGCATCGCCTTCAACTACTGGACGGGATCGGCGGAGGCGCTCGCCCTCGCCGCCGGGGTGCCGGCCGACGACGTGTACCCGATCGACTGGGACAAGGTGACCTCCGCGGTCGGGTCGCTCGGTTCGAAGATGAGCTTCCAGGCGACTCTCGACCAGCAGGGACAGGCGCAGGAGTCCGGCGACTTCGGCATGTGCCTGTGCTATCTCGGACGGTCGGCCCTCAGCGCCGAGAAGGGAGCCGAGCTCGGTGTCGTCTGGGACAAGATCTGGGTCGGCTGGGACGGGATGTACGTCGTCAAGGGCTCGAAGCACGCCGACGCCGCCTGGGACTTCGTCCAGTACATCGCGACCACCGAGGGCCAGCGGGGGTACTACGAGCGCCTTCCCTACAGCCCGACGACGACAGGTGAGCCGCCGGCCGTCAAGCCCGAGTTCGAGCCCTACATGCTGACCTCCAACGAGGACAAGGTCCAGGAGACGTCCTACTTCGACGCGAAGTACTGGGCCGACCAGGGCGCGGCGGCGGCCGACGAGTGGGTCAAGCTCACCTCGGGCTGA
- a CDS encoding SDR family oxidoreductase, with the protein MSRFTGETAILTGASRGIGLGIAERLVAEGARVVITGRNPESLEEAVAHLGGPAHALGVPGRADDPDHQDDVIRRTLETFGSLDLLVNNTGINPTYGPVVQMDLGAARKIVEVNCIAALSWVQKVHAASMKEYGGAIVNVSSLSSVRAAPNIGFYGASKAMLNSLTELLAVELGPGTRVNGVAPAVVKTRFAAALYEGREDEARQAYPLKRLGEPEDVGSVVAFLLSDEAGWLTGQTVIIDGGVSLTVAE; encoded by the coding sequence ATGAGCCGGTTCACCGGCGAGACCGCGATCCTCACCGGGGCCAGCCGCGGCATCGGACTGGGCATCGCCGAGCGTCTGGTCGCCGAGGGCGCCCGCGTCGTCATCACCGGTCGCAACCCGGAGTCGCTCGAGGAGGCCGTCGCGCACCTCGGCGGTCCCGCCCACGCCCTCGGCGTACCCGGCCGGGCCGACGATCCGGACCACCAGGACGACGTCATCCGCCGGACGCTCGAGACCTTCGGGAGCCTGGATCTCCTGGTCAACAACACCGGGATCAACCCGACCTACGGACCCGTCGTGCAGATGGACCTCGGCGCCGCCCGCAAGATCGTCGAGGTCAACTGCATCGCGGCGCTGTCGTGGGTGCAGAAGGTCCACGCCGCGTCGATGAAGGAGTACGGCGGCGCGATCGTCAACGTCTCCTCGCTGTCCAGCGTCCGGGCAGCACCCAACATCGGGTTCTACGGGGCCAGCAAGGCGATGCTGAACTCCCTCACCGAGCTGCTGGCGGTCGAGCTCGGTCCGGGCACGCGGGTCAACGGCGTCGCGCCGGCCGTGGTCAAGACCAGGTTCGCTGCGGCCCTCTACGAGGGCCGCGAGGACGAGGCTCGTCAGGCCTATCCCCTCAAGCGGCTGGGGGAGCCCGAGGACGTCGGCTCCGTCGTGGCCTTCCTGTTGTCCGACGAAGCCGGTTGGCTGACCGGCCAGACCGTGATCATCGACGGGGGCGTCAGCCTGACCGTCGCCGAGTGA
- a CDS encoding acyl-CoA dehydrogenase family protein — protein MREELHDRVRVFLADHDPATTERTQFLRARYDAGLAWVHFPIGLGGLGLDQALQPEVDRLFREAGAPDNRPGANTIGLGMAGPTILAYGTDAQKDRFLRPLWTAEEIWCQLFSEPGAGSDLANVATRAVRDGDEWVVNGQKVWTSGAHNARFAILVARTDPGLPKHHGLTYFLCDMTDPGVDVRPLRQITGEAEFNEVFLTDVRIPDDQRLGEVGEGWKVANATLNNERVSIGKAADRESGMVGVVARTWRERPELRTPELHDRLLRLWVDAEVARLTGARLRQKLSLGQPGPEGSAMKLSFARIAQQLSGLELELLGEEGLRYSDWTLVRPANVDFTGRDAGYRYLRAKGNSIEGGTSEILRNIVAERVLGLPGEHRVDKDIPWKESAK, from the coding sequence ATGAGAGAAGAGCTGCACGACCGGGTCCGAGTCTTCCTCGCGGACCATGACCCCGCGACCACCGAGCGCACGCAGTTCCTCCGGGCCCGCTACGACGCGGGCCTGGCATGGGTGCACTTTCCGATCGGCCTCGGCGGTCTCGGCCTCGACCAGGCGCTGCAGCCCGAGGTCGACCGGCTGTTCCGCGAGGCCGGCGCACCGGACAACCGGCCGGGCGCCAACACCATCGGTCTCGGCATGGCCGGGCCGACGATCCTGGCCTATGGCACCGACGCCCAGAAGGACCGGTTCCTCCGGCCCCTGTGGACCGCCGAGGAGATCTGGTGCCAGCTCTTCAGCGAGCCCGGAGCCGGGTCCGACCTGGCCAACGTCGCCACGCGCGCGGTGCGTGACGGCGACGAATGGGTCGTCAACGGGCAGAAGGTCTGGACCTCGGGTGCCCACAACGCCAGGTTCGCGATCCTGGTGGCGCGTACGGATCCCGGCCTGCCCAAGCATCACGGGCTCACCTACTTCCTGTGCGACATGACCGACCCCGGCGTCGACGTACGCCCGTTGCGCCAGATCACGGGGGAGGCCGAGTTCAACGAGGTCTTCCTGACCGACGTACGGATCCCGGACGACCAGCGACTCGGCGAGGTCGGCGAGGGGTGGAAGGTCGCCAACGCGACGCTCAACAACGAGCGGGTCTCGATCGGGAAGGCGGCGGACCGCGAGAGCGGCATGGTGGGTGTGGTGGCCCGCACCTGGCGGGAGCGTCCCGAGCTGCGCACCCCCGAGCTCCACGACCGGCTGCTGCGGCTCTGGGTCGACGCGGAGGTGGCCCGTCTGACGGGCGCCCGCCTGCGCCAGAAGCTCTCGCTCGGCCAGCCGGGCCCCGAGGGCTCGGCGATGAAGCTGAGCTTCGCGCGGATCGCCCAGCAGCTCTCGGGCCTCGAGCTGGAGCTGTTGGGGGAGGAGGGCCTGCGCTACTCCGACTGGACCCTGGTGCGGCCCGCGAACGTCGACTTCACCGGTCGCGACGCCGGCTACCGCTACCTGCGGGCCAAGGGCAACTCGATCGAGGGCGGGACCTCCGAGATCCTGCGCAACATCGTGGCCGAGCGCGTCCTCGGACTGCCCGGCGAGCACCGCGTCGACAAGGACATCCCCTGGAAGGAGAGCGCGAAGTGA
- a CDS encoding acyl-CoA dehydrogenase family protein has product MSDLDLLHSETEEDLRASVRALLGDHCDPVAVTRMYDGDRFAVDGLWKALTDLGLPGLLVPEERGGQGASAREAAVVLEELGRTVAPVPFLTSAVIATTVLLESDSDLLAAVAGGERTAVLLVPWSIAATDDLPRIRSDDGVLTGTVTSVAGALEADLLLVPVASGDGLAVHAVDASDAGVTPLVSLDMTRQLADVVLDGAVGTLVLDDAAHAVRRAIDAGAALLASEQVGIARWCLETTLAHVKVRKQFGRPIGGFQAIKHRLADLYTGVESATAAARYAAATLAEGDPDATIATSTAQAFNADLAVLAAEEALQLHAGIGMTWEHPVHLYLKRAKADQIALGRSGQHRARLATLIGLPG; this is encoded by the coding sequence GTGAGCGACCTCGACCTGCTCCACAGCGAGACGGAGGAGGACCTCCGCGCGAGCGTCCGGGCCCTCCTCGGCGACCACTGCGACCCAGTCGCCGTGACCCGGATGTACGACGGCGACCGGTTCGCCGTCGACGGGCTCTGGAAGGCGCTCACCGACCTCGGTCTCCCAGGGCTGCTGGTTCCCGAGGAGCGCGGCGGCCAGGGCGCATCGGCCCGCGAGGCGGCCGTCGTCCTCGAGGAGCTGGGCCGCACGGTGGCCCCGGTGCCCTTCCTGACCAGTGCGGTGATCGCGACCACCGTCCTCCTCGAGAGCGACAGCGACCTCCTGGCCGCCGTGGCCGGCGGTGAGCGCACTGCGGTCCTGCTCGTGCCCTGGTCGATCGCGGCCACCGACGACCTCCCGCGGATTCGTTCGGACGACGGCGTCCTGACCGGCACGGTCACCAGCGTCGCCGGCGCGCTCGAGGCGGACCTCCTGCTGGTGCCCGTGGCCAGTGGCGACGGCCTCGCCGTCCACGCGGTCGACGCATCCGACGCGGGCGTGACGCCGCTGGTGTCCCTCGACATGACCCGCCAGCTCGCCGACGTCGTCCTCGACGGCGCCGTCGGCACACTGGTCCTCGACGACGCGGCGCACGCCGTACGCCGGGCCATCGACGCAGGGGCGGCGCTGCTGGCCTCGGAGCAGGTCGGCATCGCCCGATGGTGCCTGGAGACGACGCTGGCCCACGTGAAGGTGCGCAAGCAGTTCGGCCGGCCGATCGGCGGCTTCCAGGCGATCAAGCACCGCCTCGCCGACCTCTACACCGGGGTCGAGTCCGCGACAGCGGCCGCCCGGTATGCGGCGGCGACACTCGCGGAGGGCGACCCGGACGCGACGATCGCCACCTCGACGGCCCAGGCCTTCAACGCCGATCTCGCCGTCCTCGCTGCGGAGGAGGCGTTGCAGCTGCACGCCGGCATCGGGATGACCTGGGAGCATCCGGTGCACCTGTACCTGAAGCGGGCCAAGGCCGACCAGATCGCCCTCGGGCGGTCCGGCCAGCACCGCGCGCGGCTCGCGACGCTCATCGGACTGCCGGGCTGA
- a CDS encoding VOC family protein, whose translation MGTPDATATMGEVAALHHIGIVTTTGRHADVVGRLVRTLGGAVEYEVEDDPLDVLATWVLVADGLRFEVVSPRSDRATPVTAFLDRTGGGLHHVSLETEQIGTCRDLAAAGGARIIGENDDHGGWAEFFVDPHQTGGALLHWMQAVDIRT comes from the coding sequence ATGGGCACGCCCGACGCCACCGCGACGATGGGGGAGGTCGCAGCCCTGCACCACATCGGGATCGTGACGACGACCGGGCGCCACGCCGACGTGGTCGGCCGGCTGGTCCGGACCCTCGGGGGTGCCGTGGAGTACGAGGTGGAGGACGATCCGCTGGACGTGCTGGCGACCTGGGTGCTCGTCGCGGACGGCCTCAGGTTCGAGGTGGTCTCGCCCCGCAGCGACCGGGCCACGCCCGTCACCGCCTTCCTGGACCGGACCGGCGGCGGGCTCCACCACGTCTCCTTGGAGACGGAGCAGATCGGGACCTGCCGCGACCTCGCCGCCGCCGGTGGCGCCCGGATCATCGGAGAGAACGACGACCACGGCGGCTGGGCGGAGTTCTTCGTCGACCCGCACCAGACGGGCGGTGCGCTGCTGCACTGGATGCAGGCGGTCGACATCCGGACCTGA
- a CDS encoding extracellular solute-binding protein: protein MKRISAVSAALCLLLTAACGSGSDGAEGSDAKRIVFVNYGGEAVAAAEKGWLEPFKEATGIDYKVDSPFEPAKVQAMVDSGRTTWDIVTVEPATGALGCGKIYEKRDPDIDMSGMDPRFVNDDCGVPVYPQAVTLVYNKKLFSGDNVPTSITDFMDTKKFPGKRIAYNYITTLPPLLMADGVDKDSLYPLDFDRAAKAIDKLGNDLTLHADLATEVEKLAAGDFAMCLCFSGRVEVAARTNPDLGMVWNGIWQSYTMVYAVKKSESPKSQQAFLKWIADPAKQAPYYQYMAYPSAAKDAGPEVPDKFKPFVASAHKDEIGDSSAYYDLDYMLENQAEVVERWTEMTAG, encoded by the coding sequence ATGAAGCGAATCAGCGCAGTCTCGGCAGCTCTCTGCCTGCTGCTCACGGCAGCCTGTGGAAGCGGGTCCGACGGCGCCGAGGGCTCTGATGCCAAGCGCATCGTCTTCGTCAACTACGGAGGCGAGGCCGTCGCGGCCGCCGAGAAGGGTTGGCTGGAGCCGTTCAAGGAGGCCACCGGGATCGACTACAAGGTCGACTCCCCGTTCGAGCCCGCGAAGGTCCAGGCGATGGTCGACTCCGGCCGGACGACCTGGGACATCGTCACCGTCGAGCCTGCCACCGGCGCACTCGGCTGCGGGAAGATCTACGAGAAGCGCGACCCCGACATCGACATGTCCGGCATGGACCCGCGCTTCGTCAACGACGACTGTGGCGTTCCGGTCTACCCGCAGGCCGTGACCCTGGTCTACAACAAGAAGCTGTTCTCCGGCGACAACGTCCCCACGTCCATCACCGACTTCATGGACACCAAGAAGTTCCCGGGCAAGCGGATCGCCTACAACTACATCACGACCCTGCCGCCGCTCCTCATGGCGGACGGCGTGGACAAGGACAGCCTCTACCCCCTCGACTTCGACCGCGCGGCCAAGGCGATCGACAAGCTCGGCAACGACCTCACGCTGCACGCCGACCTGGCGACCGAGGTCGAGAAGCTCGCCGCCGGCGACTTCGCGATGTGCCTGTGCTTCAGCGGACGCGTCGAGGTCGCGGCGCGCACGAATCCCGACCTGGGCATGGTCTGGAACGGCATCTGGCAGAGCTACACGATGGTCTACGCCGTCAAGAAGAGCGAGAGCCCGAAGTCCCAGCAGGCGTTCCTGAAGTGGATCGCCGACCCCGCCAAGCAGGCGCCCTACTACCAGTACATGGCCTACCCGTCGGCTGCGAAGGACGCCGGGCCGGAGGTGCCGGACAAGTTCAAGCCGTTCGTCGCCTCGGCCCACAAGGACGAGATCGGTGACAGCTCGGCGTACTACGACCTGGACTACATGCTGGAGAACCAGGCCGAGGTCGTCGAGCGCTGGACGGAGATGACGGCCGGATGA
- a CDS encoding SDR family oxidoreductase: MSERPSVLAGRPRGEHGGGVPRLAGLVGLVTGGSRGIGLAVARQLAAEGARVVITGRDQRSLDDACALLPAERVVAVRGAAADPAHRGRALSTAVEAFGGIDLLVNNVATTAPRSELTSVGHDDFLAAVETNCLTPLAWVREACEQGLATGGGSVVNLSSALARATSRTGLGVYVATKAMLESLTAQLALELAPAIRVNAVAPGLVRTDLAAARLADDERAIAATYPLARVGEPDDVAATVCHLLSRDARWITGQSILVDGGISVRSAL, encoded by the coding sequence ATGAGCGAGCGCCCCTCCGTGCTCGCCGGGCGACCCCGCGGCGAGCACGGAGGTGGCGTTCCTCGTCTTGCGGGACTGGTCGGCCTGGTGACCGGGGGATCCCGGGGCATCGGGCTCGCGGTCGCGCGGCAGCTGGCAGCCGAGGGCGCACGGGTGGTGATCACGGGCCGCGACCAGCGGTCCCTGGACGACGCGTGCGCCCTCCTCCCTGCCGAGCGAGTCGTCGCGGTCCGTGGTGCGGCCGCCGACCCGGCGCACCGCGGACGGGCCCTCAGCACGGCCGTCGAGGCCTTCGGCGGCATCGACCTGCTGGTCAACAACGTCGCGACGACCGCCCCGCGCTCCGAGCTGACCTCGGTCGGGCACGACGACTTCCTGGCTGCGGTCGAGACCAACTGCCTGACCCCGCTGGCGTGGGTCCGGGAGGCGTGCGAGCAGGGGCTGGCGACCGGCGGTGGGTCGGTCGTCAACCTGTCCTCGGCACTCGCCCGCGCGACCAGTCGCACCGGCCTCGGCGTCTACGTCGCCACCAAGGCGATGCTGGAGTCGCTGACGGCCCAGCTCGCCCTCGAGCTCGCGCCGGCCATCCGGGTCAACGCGGTGGCGCCCGGTCTGGTGCGGACCGACCTCGCAGCCGCCCGCCTGGCCGACGACGAGCGCGCGATCGCCGCGACCTACCCCCTGGCGCGTGTCGGCGAACCCGACGACGTCGCCGCGACGGTGTGCCACCTGCTCTCGCGCGACGCGAGATGGATCACGGGCCAGTCCATCCTGGTGGATGGTGGTATCTCGGTGCGCAGCGCGCTCTAG
- a CDS encoding molybdopterin-dependent oxidoreductase — translation METRRTTTHLGTFEVDLVDGRPVRSRALAGDEGSAGVADGLHEVLDHDLRIRRPHVRKGWLERGPRHRDNRRGAEPFVPVEWDEVYDLISGELTRVRRTHGDAAVFGGSYGWSSAGRFHHAQSQIHRFLAVDGGYTSSRNSYSVGAQEVVLPHVIGGNGMAMFDWNPSWREIAEHAQVVLAFGGAPLKNTQVNQGGLLRHGAGRAQRACAEAGVRFHCISPVREDLDEGLDARWVPIRPGTDTALMLAMAHHIADRNLEDRDFLERCCTGYPVLRDYLMGRIDGTVKSASWAEGITGVPAATITGLAEELAAHRSVVSVTWSIQRAQHGEQPYWAAVALAAMSGSMGRPGGGFAAGLSATHGIGINRGSLGAASLPQPPNPVPDFIPVARIADMLAGPGDVIDYDGIRIEYPDVRLVYWAGGNPFHHHQDLNKLLRAWNVPETVVVHDSWWTPIARHADIVVPVATTFERDDIAAGGRDDMLLPMRRVVDPPDGVPTDFEAFREVARRRDLRGAFDEGLDARDWLLRLYGSTAERAAARGITLPPFEEFWSGEGIQLPPEPRDWRVFDDLRRDPEAHRLGTPSGRIEIFSATVAGFGYDECPGYPVWLPPAEDIGDPHADPDAFHLLSHQPKGKLHSQLDFARSSMSHKSDGRERVSLHPRAAARLGIADGDVVRVFNDRGACLAVARTDDGIHERVALMATGGWWDPEIPGEPGATCLQGNPNVLTPDIPTSRLAQASSAQTCVVSIRPEPDAPATRAHIAPHIAPRTVPRDAS, via the coding sequence ATGGAGACGCGCCGGACGACGACCCACCTCGGGACCTTCGAGGTCGATCTCGTGGACGGACGCCCGGTCCGATCCCGCGCCCTCGCGGGCGACGAGGGGTCGGCCGGAGTGGCCGACGGGCTGCACGAGGTGCTGGACCACGACCTGCGGATCCGCCGGCCGCACGTCCGCAAGGGCTGGCTGGAGCGCGGACCGCGACACCGTGACAACCGGCGCGGTGCCGAGCCGTTCGTCCCGGTCGAGTGGGACGAGGTCTACGACCTCATCTCCGGCGAGCTCACCCGCGTGCGTCGTACCCACGGCGACGCCGCGGTCTTCGGCGGCTCGTACGGATGGTCCAGCGCCGGACGGTTCCACCACGCGCAGAGCCAGATCCACCGCTTCCTCGCCGTCGACGGCGGCTACACGTCCTCGCGCAACAGCTACAGCGTCGGAGCCCAGGAGGTCGTCCTTCCTCACGTCATCGGCGGCAACGGGATGGCGATGTTCGACTGGAACCCGAGTTGGCGGGAGATCGCGGAGCATGCACAGGTGGTCCTCGCCTTCGGCGGCGCGCCCCTGAAGAACACCCAGGTGAACCAGGGCGGCCTGCTCCGCCACGGTGCCGGGAGAGCACAGCGAGCGTGTGCCGAGGCCGGCGTACGGTTCCACTGCATCAGCCCGGTGCGCGAGGACCTCGACGAGGGCCTGGACGCGCGGTGGGTGCCGATCCGGCCCGGCACCGACACCGCGCTGATGTTGGCGATGGCCCATCACATCGCTGACAGGAACCTGGAGGACCGCGACTTCCTCGAGCGGTGCTGCACCGGGTATCCCGTGCTGCGTGACTACCTGATGGGCAGGATCGACGGCACCGTGAAGTCGGCCTCGTGGGCCGAAGGGATCACCGGAGTTCCGGCAGCCACGATCACCGGGCTCGCCGAGGAGCTGGCGGCCCATCGCAGCGTCGTGTCGGTCACCTGGTCGATCCAGCGGGCCCAACACGGCGAGCAGCCCTACTGGGCGGCCGTCGCCCTGGCGGCGATGTCCGGGTCGATGGGGCGGCCGGGCGGCGGCTTCGCCGCGGGACTCAGCGCGACCCACGGGATCGGCATCAACCGCGGTTCGCTCGGCGCCGCGAGCCTTCCGCAGCCACCCAACCCGGTTCCGGACTTCATCCCGGTCGCGCGGATCGCCGACATGCTCGCGGGCCCCGGCGACGTGATCGACTACGACGGCATCCGGATCGAGTACCCGGACGTCAGGCTCGTCTACTGGGCCGGGGGCAACCCGTTCCACCACCACCAGGACCTCAACAAGCTGCTGCGCGCCTGGAACGTGCCCGAGACGGTGGTCGTCCACGACTCGTGGTGGACGCCGATCGCGCGGCACGCCGACATCGTCGTGCCCGTCGCCACGACCTTCGAGCGCGACGACATCGCGGCCGGTGGCCGCGACGACATGCTGCTGCCGATGCGCCGCGTGGTGGACCCCCCGGACGGTGTGCCCACCGACTTCGAGGCCTTCCGCGAGGTGGCGCGGCGCCGCGACCTGCGCGGCGCGTTCGACGAAGGGCTCGATGCGCGCGACTGGCTGCTGAGGCTGTACGGCTCGACGGCGGAACGGGCCGCGGCCCGTGGGATCACCCTGCCGCCGTTCGAGGAGTTCTGGAGCGGCGAGGGGATTCAGCTCCCGCCGGAGCCCCGGGACTGGCGGGTGTTCGACGACCTGCGCCGCGACCCGGAGGCGCACCGGCTGGGGACGCCGTCGGGAAGGATCGAGATCTTCTCCGCGACCGTCGCCGGCTTCGGGTACGACGAGTGCCCGGGCTATCCCGTCTGGCTCCCGCCGGCGGAGGACATCGGCGATCCCCACGCCGATCCGGATGCCTTCCACCTCCTGTCCCACCAGCCGAAGGGCAAGCTGCACAGCCAGCTGGACTTCGCCCGCTCGAGCATGAGTCACAAGAGCGACGGCCGCGAGCGGGTGTCCCTGCACCCGCGTGCGGCGGCCCGCCTCGGCATCGCCGACGGAGACGTGGTCCGGGTGTTCAACGACCGGGGCGCGTGTCTCGCCGTCGCCCGGACCGATGACGGCATCCACGAACGGGTCGCGCTGATGGCGACCGGGGGGTGGTGGGACCCCGAGATCCCCGGTGAGCCCGGCGCGACCTGCCTCCAGGGCAACCCCAATGTGCTGACCCCGGACATCCCGACCTCACGCCTGGCGCAGGCGAGCTCGGCGCAGACCTGCGTGGTCTCGATCCGGCCCGAGCCGGACGCGCCGGCGACCCGCGCTCACATCGCTCCTCACATCGCTCCTCGGACCGTTCCGAGGGACGCGTCCTGA